Proteins encoded in a region of the Photobacterium profundum SS9 genome:
- a CDS encoding YjjI family glycine radical enzyme — MTLQDKLRRIITDNTLTVKQKSTYLSLEAEASLDYVPVTEGVNTAMKAGIICDMFEGHAPFKPRYVLPDYAKFLQNGSVYLELPPVADFDDALNALTIIYHHVPSVTNIPVYLGALDDILIDYVQDLTHDEIYRKLKRFWIMLDRTLPDAFMHVNIGPTDNIICRTILKIDAELKQIAPNLTFMYDPEITPDDLLRVATTNICECSKPHIANYPIHAKTYDEKGFGIVSCYNSLPLAGGANTLVRMNLKQAAQQAKNSTFFLAETLPHYCQVMYELIEARTQFLHEESHFFDSFLVKEGLIEENRFAPMFGIYGMAEAVNILIEKDGQEKDTADKESRHATKENLYGHDQTANQLGHQISATLDRIVKSTPVKYGYNNRALLHAQGGISLDKDVTPGVRIPYGTEPDPVTHIQALASHHQYYTSGISEILTIDETVKDNPEAMYQLCKGALNLGFREFTANVASNDLVRVTGYMIKLSDVAVFKEKGSRTNTTWLGAEASENTGILNRKPRVACHEQSPVYTESKYTE; from the coding sequence GAAAGCAGGTATTATCTGTGACATGTTTGAAGGACATGCTCCCTTTAAGCCGCGCTATGTCTTACCTGATTACGCTAAGTTTCTTCAAAATGGCTCGGTATATTTAGAATTGCCTCCGGTAGCCGATTTTGATGATGCATTAAATGCGCTAACAATCATTTACCACCATGTTCCTTCTGTAACGAATATTCCAGTCTATTTAGGTGCTCTTGACGATATTTTGATCGATTATGTACAAGATTTAACACACGATGAAATATACAGAAAATTGAAACGATTTTGGATCATGCTTGATCGCACTTTGCCCGATGCATTCATGCACGTGAATATTGGCCCTACTGATAATATTATCTGCCGAACCATTTTAAAAATTGATGCAGAGCTGAAGCAAATCGCACCAAACCTTACCTTTATGTATGATCCAGAAATCACACCAGATGATTTACTGCGCGTAGCAACGACCAATATATGTGAATGCAGCAAGCCACACATTGCTAACTACCCTATTCATGCCAAAACCTATGATGAAAAAGGCTTCGGAATTGTAAGCTGTTATAACTCATTACCTTTAGCGGGTGGTGCCAATACATTGGTGCGAATGAACTTAAAACAAGCCGCACAACAAGCCAAAAACAGTACATTTTTCTTAGCCGAAACCTTGCCACATTATTGCCAAGTCATGTATGAACTGATTGAAGCACGTACGCAGTTTCTACATGAGGAATCACATTTCTTTGATAGTTTCTTGGTGAAGGAAGGATTAATTGAAGAGAATCGCTTTGCCCCTATGTTTGGTATCTACGGTATGGCAGAAGCGGTCAATATCTTAATTGAAAAAGATGGGCAAGAAAAAGACACAGCGGATAAAGAAAGCCGCCACGCAACAAAAGAAAATCTATATGGTCATGATCAAACTGCGAATCAATTAGGTCATCAGATCTCAGCAACACTCGATCGTATTGTGAAATCGACACCAGTAAAGTATGGCTATAACAACCGTGCTCTATTGCACGCCCAAGGTGGCATAAGCCTTGATAAAGACGTAACACCTGGCGTACGTATTCCTTATGGCACAGAACCCGACCCTGTTACACATATCCAAGCATTGGCTTCACATCACCAATATTACACATCGGGTATCAGTGAAATTCTGACGATTGACGAAACTGTAAAAGACAATCCTGAGGCAATGTACCAATTGTGTAAGGGCGCTTTAAACCTTGGCTTTCGTGAATTTACGGCTAACGTTGCTTCAAACGACCTAGTACGCGTGACAGGCTATATGATCAAGTTATCTGATGTTGCGGTATTTAAAGAAAAAGGGTCTCGCACCAATACCACTTGGCTAGGCGCAGAGGCATCTGAAAATACAGGAATTTTGAACCGTAAACCCCGTGTCGCCTGTCATGAACAATCGCCGGTTTATACAGAGTCCAAGTATACAGAATAA
- a CDS encoding YjjW family glycine radical enzyme activase, which produces MLNDEDSITAASTATRLNARTATVSKILNFSCVDGPGNRLVIFLQGCNYQCKSCHNPQTIDMCNHCGDCVATCPTNALSFISSKVIWDASLCSHCDNCLAVCPKQSSPKTQQYTVIEMLDVIRSNLFFISGITITGGEATLQLGFIQGLFSAIKSSSDLQHLTCMIDSNGSLRTTSWAKLLPFTDGVMIDLKAWQEETHLWLTGRQHHRVFQSIELLAQHNKLYEVRLLHIPGQTDFDAEVDELASYLTQLSKDTRIKLNAFQHHGVTGEALTWETCQESDITHLANQLTERNVTNIVMPSVYL; this is translated from the coding sequence ATGCTAAATGATGAAGATTCGATAACTGCAGCTTCCACAGCTACACGTTTAAATGCGCGAACAGCGACAGTCAGCAAAATTCTGAATTTCTCTTGTGTCGATGGCCCCGGTAACAGGCTGGTGATTTTCTTGCAGGGGTGTAACTACCAGTGCAAAAGCTGCCATAACCCACAGACCATCGATATGTGTAATCACTGCGGTGATTGTGTCGCAACTTGTCCGACGAATGCACTTTCGTTTATTTCTAGCAAAGTCATTTGGGATGCGTCGTTGTGCTCCCATTGTGATAATTGCTTAGCTGTATGCCCGAAGCAATCTAGCCCGAAAACACAACAATATACAGTTATAGAAATGCTGGATGTTATACGTAGCAACCTATTTTTCATATCAGGTATTACCATTACGGGTGGTGAGGCTACGCTTCAATTGGGCTTTATTCAGGGATTATTTAGTGCGATTAAATCATCGTCAGATTTACAACATTTAACCTGCATGATTGATAGTAACGGGAGTTTACGCACCACAAGCTGGGCTAAGCTGCTTCCTTTTACAGACGGTGTAATGATTGATTTAAAAGCATGGCAAGAAGAAACCCATTTGTGGCTAACTGGGCGGCAACATCATCGTGTCTTTCAAAGTATCGAGCTACTAGCACAGCACAATAAGTTGTACGAAGTGCGGTTGTTACACATACCAGGACAAACAGATTTTGATGCTGAAGTTGATGAGCTTGCCAGTTATTTAACCCAATTATCTAAAGACACACGTATTAAGCTAAATGCGTTTCAGCATCATGGCGTAACAGGTGAAGCATTAACATGGGAAACGTGCCAAGAAAGTGATATTACCCATTTAGCTAATCAGCTTACCGAACGTAATGTAACAAACATTGTAATGCCATCGGTATATCTATAA
- a CDS encoding LysR family transcriptional regulator translates to MDLIKLSRISMKHLITLHVMLDTLSVTGSAERLCVSPSSVSKTLSQLRDSLNDELFYRHGNKLVATPLARRLGPSVHQMINDMNQIMTQEAFDPSRYEGGFSLAMRESTFELIAAKLSTHVLNLAPNIRLDIWSKDSLGFDALAKGKLDFVILPHDRSQPPSTQNNLIWETLIDDDMVCLMNPSHPLSDQTLSIDNYLSYGHIGIMDTDLNVPFFEMQLAQQHKKRKITVTVSDFGSAALMCHHSDLLFTCSRRWANIAFQAKGLINKPLPFNYGDVAYSLVWHQPSMNDPAHRWMYEQIKACCKDIDM, encoded by the coding sequence ATGGATCTTATAAAGCTTTCTCGAATTAGCATGAAACACTTGATTACCTTACATGTCATGTTAGATACATTAAGCGTAACGGGCAGTGCAGAGCGTCTTTGTGTTAGCCCGTCATCAGTCAGTAAAACATTAAGCCAGTTGCGTGATTCTTTGAATGATGAGCTGTTTTACCGTCATGGTAATAAGCTTGTTGCAACCCCGTTGGCACGAAGACTTGGTCCAAGTGTTCATCAGATGATTAACGACATGAACCAAATTATGACGCAAGAGGCTTTCGACCCTTCGCGTTATGAAGGTGGTTTTTCATTAGCGATGCGAGAAAGTACTTTTGAGTTAATAGCGGCAAAGTTAAGCACCCATGTATTAAACCTTGCACCGAATATTCGTTTAGATATTTGGTCGAAAGATAGTTTAGGTTTTGATGCGCTAGCCAAAGGTAAGCTTGATTTTGTGATATTACCGCATGATAGAAGCCAGCCACCGAGCACTCAAAATAACCTTATCTGGGAAACCTTAATCGACGATGACATGGTGTGTTTGATGAATCCATCGCACCCTTTATCCGATCAAACATTGAGTATCGATAACTACCTAAGTTATGGGCACATTGGTATTATGGATACTGATTTAAATGTCCCTTTCTTTGAAATGCAATTAGCGCAACAGCATAAGAAAAGAAAAATCACCGTAACAGTGTCTGATTTTGGTAGCGCGGCATTGATGTGCCATCATAGTGATTTACTGTTTACCTGTTCTCGTCGTTGGGCAAATATTGCCTTTCAAGCTAAAGGATTAATCAACAAGCCTTTACCGTTTAATTACGGCGATGTGGCTTATAGCTTGGTGTGGCATCAACCAAGTATGAATGATCCGGCTCACCGTTGGATGTATGAACAAATAAAAGCGTGCTGCAAAGATATAGACATGTAA
- the folE gene encoding GTP cyclohydrolase I FolE, translated as MTALSESALMVRAALEERGLETPMTSKVVSREEKKEKIEYHMREILELLSLDLTDDSLMETPHRIAKMYVDEVFSGLDYANFPKITVIENKMKCDEMVRVKGITLTSTCEHHLVTIDGKATVAYIPRGKIIGLSKINRIVRFFAQRPQVQERMTQQILVALQTLLESDDVAVTIDATHYCVKARGVMDATSETTTTALGGIFKRIPATRAEFFHGIR; from the coding sequence ATGACAGCATTAAGCGAATCTGCATTGATGGTACGCGCAGCACTTGAAGAACGTGGGCTTGAAACACCCATGACGAGTAAAGTGGTAAGCCGCGAAGAGAAAAAAGAAAAGATCGAATATCACATGCGTGAGATCTTAGAGTTATTGTCGTTAGATTTAACCGACGATAGCCTAATGGAAACTCCGCATCGCATCGCTAAGATGTATGTTGATGAAGTCTTTTCAGGTTTAGATTATGCGAATTTCCCAAAAATTACCGTAATCGAAAACAAAATGAAATGTGATGAAATGGTACGTGTAAAAGGCATTACGCTGACCAGTACTTGTGAACATCACCTTGTTACGATTGATGGTAAAGCGACGGTTGCGTACATTCCGCGTGGTAAAATCATTGGTCTATCAAAGATTAACCGCATCGTTCGTTTCTTTGCTCAGCGCCCTCAGGTGCAAGAGCGAATGACACAGCAAATCTTAGTTGCGCTGCAAACATTGCTTGAAAGTGATGATGTGGCCGTAACGATTGATGCGACCCACTACTGCGTGAAAGCACGTGGTGTGATGGATGCAACCAGTGAAACGACGACGACTGCACTTGGCGGTATCTTTAAAAGGATTCCTGCAACGCGTGCTGAGTTTTTCCACGGCATTCGCTAG
- the moeA gene encoding molybdopterin molybdotransferase MoeA, whose translation MGCCDAPGLMPVETALDKILADVKPLSSVMTVALSDAMGRVLAEDILSPINVPPFANSAMDGYALRADDLKDSDTLVLSGKSFAGAPFEGVCEAGQCIRIMTGAQMPEGTDVVIMQEETEVEGDNVRFLIKPKAHDNVRPIGDDIHQGDTVIAKGTRITAREMPLLASLGIAEFTVFARPVAAFFSTGDELRPVGEPLAAGQIYDSNRYGIRALLEKFGCDVLDLGIIPDNPEKLRAAFKKATTEADVLVTSGGVSVGEADYTKDILEEQGEIGFWKIAMKPGKPFAFGTIDNTWFCGLPGNPVSAMLTLYQLVQPMLAQLSGHSQYQPPQRITAKATTLFKKRPGRTDFQRGIYQINPQGQLEVATTGNQGSGAFSSMHQANCFVVLEQERGRVSPGEDVTIELFNHSMY comes from the coding sequence ATGGGATGTTGTGACGCACCAGGTTTAATGCCTGTAGAAACGGCTTTAGATAAAATTTTGGCTGACGTTAAGCCACTGAGTTCAGTAATGACTGTTGCACTTTCTGATGCAATGGGACGTGTTCTTGCTGAAGATATTCTTTCTCCAATCAATGTACCACCTTTTGCTAATTCGGCGATGGACGGTTATGCCCTTCGCGCTGACGATCTAAAAGATAGCGATACTCTTGTTCTGTCTGGCAAATCTTTTGCTGGCGCTCCCTTTGAAGGTGTATGCGAAGCAGGTCAATGTATTCGTATTATGACTGGCGCTCAAATGCCAGAAGGCACTGACGTTGTCATCATGCAGGAAGAAACGGAAGTCGAGGGTGATAACGTTCGCTTCCTTATCAAGCCTAAAGCTCATGACAACGTTCGCCCTATTGGTGACGATATACATCAAGGTGATACGGTTATCGCCAAAGGTACACGTATTACAGCGCGTGAAATGCCACTACTCGCCTCTTTAGGCATTGCTGAATTCACCGTTTTTGCACGCCCTGTTGCGGCATTCTTTTCAACGGGTGATGAGCTACGCCCAGTTGGCGAACCATTAGCAGCAGGTCAGATTTACGACAGCAACCGTTATGGTATTCGTGCGTTACTTGAAAAATTTGGTTGTGATGTATTGGATTTAGGCATCATTCCAGATAACCCTGAAAAACTACGTGCAGCATTCAAAAAAGCAACAACAGAAGCTGACGTACTGGTTACATCTGGTGGTGTTAGCGTCGGTGAAGCTGACTACACTAAAGACATTCTTGAAGAACAAGGTGAAATTGGTTTCTGGAAAATAGCCATGAAGCCAGGTAAACCATTCGCGTTTGGTACGATTGATAATACGTGGTTCTGTGGTTTACCGGGTAACCCTGTTTCTGCAATGCTAACGCTGTACCAGCTTGTTCAGCCGATGCTAGCGCAATTGTCTGGTCATTCTCAGTACCAGCCGCCACAACGCATAACAGCGAAGGCGACAACGCTCTTTAAGAAACGTCCTGGTCGTACTGATTTCCAACGCGGTATCTATCAAATTAATCCGCAAGGACAACTTGAAGTCGCCACAACAGGTAATCAAGGTTCAGGTGCGTTCAGCTCTATGCATCAAGCTAACTGCTTTGTTGTGCTTGAACAAGAACGTGGCCGCGTTTCTCCGGGTGAAGATGTGACTATCGAATTGTTTAATCATTCAATGTATTAA
- the moeB gene encoding molybdopterin-synthase adenylyltransferase MoeB, whose amino-acid sequence MAELSDAEMLRYNRQIILRQFDFDGQEALKDASMLILGAGGLGCASTQYLAAAGVGKLTLIDDDKVEVSNLQRQVLHTDNTVGQLKVESAKQALTTINPYTSIDTIAQRLSDDELLPLIKQHTIVLDCSDNVETRNQLNRLCHQTKTPLISGAAIRMEGQISVYTYQDNEPCYQCLSALFGQQTLSCVEAGIMSPVVGIVGAVQAMEAIKVVANMGTTLTGKILMLDAMSMSWREMKLGKQANCSVCG is encoded by the coding sequence GTGGCAGAACTGTCTGATGCAGAAATGCTTCGTTATAACCGCCAAATCATTCTTCGTCAGTTCGACTTTGACGGACAAGAAGCATTAAAAGACGCTTCCATGCTTATTTTAGGGGCTGGCGGTTTAGGTTGTGCTTCCACACAGTACCTTGCCGCGGCTGGCGTTGGTAAGCTGACTTTAATTGATGATGATAAGGTTGAAGTATCAAACTTACAGCGTCAGGTTTTACATACCGATAATACGGTTGGTCAGTTAAAAGTTGAATCAGCGAAACAGGCGTTAACCACCATCAATCCTTACACAAGCATTGATACGATTGCACAACGCTTGAGCGACGATGAATTGTTGCCGCTTATTAAACAACACACAATAGTGTTGGATTGCAGCGACAATGTTGAAACACGTAATCAATTAAACCGTTTATGCCACCAAACGAAAACACCGTTAATATCAGGTGCTGCGATTCGTATGGAAGGTCAAATTAGCGTGTATACCTATCAAGATAACGAACCATGCTACCAATGCTTGAGTGCCCTATTCGGTCAACAAACATTAAGCTGCGTAGAAGCTGGCATTATGTCACCTGTGGTCGGTATTGTGGGTGCCGTACAGGCTATGGAAGCCATTAAAGTAGTGGCAAACATGGGAACTACATTAACAGGCAAGATTTTAATGTTAGATGCCATGTCAATGAGCTGGCGAGAAATGAAGTTAGGTAAACAAGCTAACTGTTCAGTGTGTGGCTAG
- a CDS encoding NupC/NupG family nucleoside CNT transporter: MIAIFGIIVLLFLAWLISVDRKRIPLRMVSVAFLLQVLFALLVLYVPAGKSALQAIAGGVTYVTDYGNEGLSFLFGGLATGSVGFVFAVNVLGIIVFFSALISMLYHIGIMQKVIDVLGGALQRVLGTGRAESLSATANIFVGMSEVPLVIKPYLKKMDDSQLFAVMTCGMASVAGSTMVGYAAVGVDLQYLIAASFMSAPAGLLMSKMIVPPSVDKLQDDEISSVVIPRATNIVEALADGAMSGMRMAVTIGATLLAFISVIALLNGMLGDAGAYFGIENLSFELIIGYLFAPIALLIGVPWVDAVTAGSLIGQKVVMNEFVAFIDLMSLKDTMQEHSVVVVTFALCGFANVTTLAILIGGMGSLIPERRPFIAEYGIRAVMAGVLANLMSAAIVSIILLL; encoded by the coding sequence ATGATTGCAATTTTTGGTATTATTGTTCTGCTTTTTCTTGCGTGGCTAATTTCTGTCGATAGAAAAAGAATTCCATTGAGAATGGTGTCAGTCGCTTTTCTGCTCCAAGTACTTTTTGCATTATTGGTTTTATATGTGCCTGCGGGTAAATCGGCGCTTCAAGCCATTGCTGGTGGCGTTACTTATGTGACAGATTACGGTAATGAAGGGCTATCATTTCTTTTTGGTGGCTTAGCAACAGGCAGCGTTGGTTTTGTATTTGCGGTTAACGTGCTAGGTATTATTGTCTTTTTCTCTGCTCTTATTTCGATGCTGTACCATATTGGTATTATGCAAAAAGTGATCGATGTGTTGGGTGGGGCTCTACAACGTGTACTTGGCACGGGTAGAGCAGAATCGCTTTCTGCGACAGCCAATATTTTCGTTGGCATGTCTGAAGTACCGTTGGTAATCAAACCTTACTTAAAGAAGATGGATGATTCCCAACTTTTTGCCGTGATGACATGTGGCATGGCATCTGTTGCGGGTAGTACCATGGTGGGTTATGCAGCCGTTGGTGTTGATCTTCAATACCTTATTGCAGCTTCGTTCATGTCTGCACCTGCTGGCTTGTTAATGTCGAAGATGATTGTACCGCCATCGGTTGATAAGCTACAAGACGACGAGATTTCTTCTGTTGTTATTCCTCGAGCAACGAATATTGTTGAAGCACTTGCCGACGGCGCAATGTCGGGTATGCGTATGGCTGTCACAATTGGTGCAACATTACTGGCATTTATCAGCGTAATTGCACTATTAAATGGCATGCTGGGTGACGCAGGTGCCTATTTTGGTATCGAAAATTTAAGTTTTGAATTAATCATTGGCTATTTATTCGCACCTATTGCGTTGCTTATTGGTGTGCCTTGGGTTGATGCTGTAACAGCGGGGTCATTGATTGGCCAGAAAGTCGTTATGAATGAGTTTGTGGCATTTATCGACCTAATGAGCTTAAAAGATACGATGCAAGAACACAGTGTTGTTGTTGTGACATTTGCGCTATGTGGTTTTGCCAATGTAACAACGCTAGCTATTTTGATTGGCGGTATGGGCAGTTTGATTCCTGAACGCCGCCCGTTTATCGCGGAATATGGTATTCGTGCAGTCATGGCTGGTGTATTAGCTAACCTAATGAGTGCGGCTATCGTTAGTATCATTCTATTGCTTTAG
- a CDS encoding permease, translating into MVIQTSKKRFQHVRASDLRGMGQLATQATMNVTRIAEGVHQSVWNTLGVPGGKEPGRTRGITGLVYNSIYGITQLLGSGVDKVLEKQQPWFDTLDQNKTETNERAAVLSALNGVMGDQLAESNNQLSIPMTLYHQQQALRWNEEEQALVIPQAKNKVLLMIHGLCMNDRQWCSEHEGIQIDHGEQLSSTLGYTPVYLRYNTGLHVSQNGRELSELLEQLVDNWPVEIEELTVVAHSMGGLLTRSAVYYGQQQSMQWPDVIKNIVFLGTPHHGAPLERAGNKLGAILSAIPYTAPFNRLSNLRSSGVTDLRYGYIVDEDWQGQERFGNHADERFGVPLPTEITCFTVAATTASQRSLLADRLIGDGLVPLHSALGIHTTEDHHLLFADTSQKIFYGMNHMQLLSDPAVTQQLEEWLSY; encoded by the coding sequence ATGGTTATACAAACGTCAAAAAAACGATTTCAGCATGTTCGCGCTTCAGATCTTCGCGGAATGGGGCAGTTGGCTACGCAGGCAACCATGAATGTAACCCGTATTGCTGAAGGTGTTCATCAATCTGTGTGGAATACATTGGGCGTGCCGGGAGGTAAAGAGCCCGGCCGTACAAGAGGTATAACTGGTCTAGTTTATAACAGTATTTATGGCATCACCCAATTATTGGGAAGCGGTGTAGATAAGGTACTTGAGAAACAGCAGCCTTGGTTCGACACTTTAGATCAAAATAAAACAGAGACCAATGAGCGTGCAGCGGTTTTGTCCGCATTGAATGGGGTGATGGGCGATCAGCTTGCTGAGTCAAATAATCAATTATCGATCCCGATGACTTTATACCATCAGCAACAAGCTTTGCGTTGGAATGAGGAAGAACAAGCACTTGTTATTCCACAAGCGAAGAATAAAGTATTGTTGATGATCCATGGTTTGTGCATGAATGATCGCCAATGGTGTAGTGAACATGAAGGGATCCAGATTGATCATGGTGAGCAGCTATCATCTACGCTAGGTTATACCCCAGTTTATCTTCGATACAATACTGGCCTTCATGTTTCACAAAATGGAAGGGAACTGTCTGAGCTGCTTGAACAGTTAGTCGATAATTGGCCCGTTGAGATAGAAGAGCTGACAGTGGTTGCTCATAGCATGGGAGGCCTGTTAACACGCAGTGCCGTTTATTATGGTCAGCAGCAATCAATGCAGTGGCCAGATGTGATTAAAAATATTGTTTTTCTTGGTACGCCGCATCATGGAGCGCCGCTGGAGCGTGCTGGAAATAAACTTGGTGCAATATTAAGTGCAATCCCTTATACCGCCCCCTTCAATAGACTTAGTAATCTTCGCAGTTCAGGGGTCACCGACTTGCGTTACGGCTATATAGTTGATGAAGATTGGCAAGGACAAGAACGCTTTGGGAACCATGCTGACGAACGTTTTGGTGTACCGCTGCCAACTGAGATTACTTGTTTTACTGTTGCTGCTACAACTGCCAGCCAAAGAAGCCTTTTAGCTGATAGGTTAATAGGCGATGGCCTTGTTCCTCTTCACAGCGCTTTGGGCATCCATACAACCGAAGATCATCATTTATTGTTTGCTGATACATCACAGAAAATTTTCTATGGTATGAATCATATGCAATTGCTCAGTGATCCCGCTGTTACTCAACAGCTAGAAGAGTGGTTGAGTTATTAG
- a CDS encoding peptide ABC transporter substrate-binding protein: protein MKKSKLAAMVALMVAAPLVIAPVSAADVPAGVTLAKVQEIVRGNGDEVPTLDPAYSSDTASSRVIQDMFEGLVTQDTTGNIVPALATSWEESEDGKVYTFHLREGAKWSNGEPITATDFEYSFQRVIDPATAAPYAWYYTMANIVNADEINKGELSTDQLGVKALDEKTLQITLTRPVPYFAKMLVHESTYPVYQAVIEKYGDAWTKPENIVTSSAYKLSKWVLNERIVLEKSPTYWNNEKTQVTKVTYLPIQDLTAEYNRFRTGEIDITSSFPLEQYNAIKKQRPDELLTMPSLGTYYYLFNINKKPFDDVRVRKALAYAIDRDIVTDIILGQGQIPAYGVTPPSVSGFEAPKLAWETMSQKERTKKAQALLKEAGFDKKNPLKFELVYNTNESHKKLAIVVSSMWKKSLGVEVELANQEWKTFLQKLSQRDFDVARYAWMGDYNEASTFLSYFERTGMNYARWSNVNYDEAMKLAIQAPTDSKRNDYYQQAEKVFAEEMPAVPLYFYTRSVLKQTKVGGYSKTNASEGRFTRDLYVTQ, encoded by the coding sequence ATCAAGAAATCTAAGTTAGCGGCAATGGTTGCTCTTATGGTTGCGGCACCGTTGGTTATTGCCCCCGTTTCAGCTGCAGATGTACCCGCAGGGGTTACGTTAGCAAAGGTTCAAGAGATCGTTCGTGGTAATGGCGATGAAGTGCCAACGCTGGATCCCGCGTATTCATCAGATACGGCGAGCTCTCGTGTTATTCAAGATATGTTTGAGGGGTTAGTGACTCAAGATACTACGGGTAATATTGTGCCTGCTTTAGCGACAAGTTGGGAAGAGTCAGAAGATGGAAAAGTGTATACCTTCCATTTGCGTGAAGGGGCTAAATGGTCGAATGGCGAACCGATAACAGCGACAGATTTTGAATATAGCTTTCAGCGTGTGATTGACCCTGCAACCGCTGCACCTTATGCGTGGTATTACACAATGGCAAATATTGTGAATGCCGATGAAATCAACAAAGGCGAGTTATCGACAGATCAGCTAGGTGTGAAAGCGCTCGATGAGAAAACTCTTCAAATCACGCTAACGAGACCCGTGCCGTATTTTGCTAAAATGTTAGTACATGAATCGACGTATCCTGTTTATCAAGCTGTGATCGAAAAATACGGTGACGCATGGACGAAGCCAGAGAATATCGTTACGAGCAGCGCTTATAAGTTAAGCAAGTGGGTATTGAACGAGCGTATCGTGTTGGAAAAGAGCCCAACCTATTGGAATAATGAAAAAACACAAGTAACCAAAGTTACTTACCTGCCAATTCAAGATCTAACCGCAGAGTATAACCGCTTCCGTACTGGTGAAATTGATATCACCTCGTCATTTCCTTTAGAGCAATACAATGCGATTAAAAAGCAACGCCCTGACGAGCTATTAACAATGCCATCATTGGGTACCTATTATTATTTGTTCAATATTAATAAAAAGCCGTTTGATGATGTGCGAGTACGTAAAGCCTTAGCCTATGCCATCGATCGCGATATTGTAACCGACATCATTCTAGGGCAAGGTCAAATTCCGGCTTATGGTGTAACGCCACCTTCAGTGTCTGGTTTTGAAGCACCAAAGCTTGCATGGGAAACCATGAGCCAGAAAGAGCGTACCAAGAAAGCGCAAGCGCTATTAAAAGAAGCAGGGTTTGATAAGAAGAATCCACTTAAGTTCGAGTTGGTCTACAACACCAATGAATCACATAAGAAATTGGCGATTGTGGTTTCTTCTATGTGGAAGAAGAGTTTAGGCGTTGAAGTCGAGCTGGCAAACCAAGAATGGAAAACGTTTTTACAAAAACTTTCTCAGCGTGATTTTGATGTTGCACGTTATGCGTGGATGGGTGATTACAATGAAGCATCGACGTTTTTATCGTACTTTGAAAGAACGGGTATGAATTACGCGAGATGGAGCAATGTTAATTACGATGAGGCGATGAAGCTAGCTATTCAAGCTCCAACAGATAGCAAACGTAATGATTATTACCAGCAGGCAGAGAAAGTGTTTGCTGAAGAAATGCCAGCGGTGCCGTTGTATTTCTATACTCGTTCTGTATTGAAGCAAACGAAAGTGGGTGGCTATTCGAAAACGAATGCATCAGAAGGGCGTTTCACACGTGATCTGTATGTAACTCAATAA